From the genome of Malus sylvestris chromosome 6, drMalSylv7.2, whole genome shotgun sequence, one region includes:
- the LOC126625282 gene encoding subtilisin-like protease 3 yields the protein MEGKRFAIVLQIINLLGFIFVFDPSLVAADEEQNGMQTYIVWVEKPPVSLEPSALSHEDLERWYRSFLPENRIESSKKMQIVHAYHNVATGFAAKLTPEEVKAMEKKQGFVSAHPEAILPLHTTHSPNFLGLQQGSGFWKGANYGKGVIIGVLDTGISPDHPSFSDKGVPPPPAKWKGKCEFNGAVCNNKLIGARSFVDGQPAGGPPFDGEGHGTHTASTAGGNFVKRAAVFEMAKGTAVGMAPYAHLAIYKVCSILGCFEGDILAAFDAAVDDGVDVISLSVGGPSGPFYTDGIAIGAFGAMQRGIFVSCSAGNSGPSYSSLSNVAPWILTVGASTIDRSIRATTRLGNKKAYNGESLFQPKNFNLNSKLMLPLVYAGAIGNTSSPSCEHGTLENVRGKLVLCERGGMSGRVDKGAEVKRAGGAAMILVNQGIDGYSTSADPHVLPATHVSYAAGLKIKSYIKSTSKPTATILFKGTVIGNSQAPSVASFSSRGPSVPSPGILKPDIIGPGVSILAAWPVPVDNAIKSKATFNIISGTSMSCPHLSGIAALLKSFHPDWSPAAIKSAIMTTADVHNLGGKSIVDQTLRPADIFAIGAGHVNPTKANDPGLIYDTQPKDYIRYLCGLKYTEKQIQIITQQKVKCSEVGSISEAQLNYPTFSLIVGSNNKTRSQLYTRTVKNVGPANSTYKLEILAPQKMNVDVSPPELRFLKANQIITYRVKFTAQKGAGKEGVSFGQGYLRWVSDKYKVTSPIAVLF from the coding sequence ATGGAGGGCAAAAGGTTTGCTATAGTGTTGCAGATTATTAATCTTCTTGGCTTCATTTTCGTGTTTGATCCATCACTAGTAGCTGCAGATGAGGAGCAAAATGGCATGCAAACTTATATTGTTTGGGTAGAAAAGCCGCCGGTTTCTCTGGAACCTTCTGCACTGTCCCATGAAGACTTGGAGAGGTGGTATCGATCATTTTTGCCAGAAAATAGGATTGAAAGCTCGAAGAAGATGCAAATTGTCCATGCATACCACAATGTGGCAACTGGATTTGCAGCAAAGCTGACACCAGAGGAAGTGAAAGCGATGGAAAAGAAACAAGGATTTGTTTCTGCTCATCCGGAAGCTATTCTGCCTTTGCACACAACTCATAGTCCCAACTTCTTGGGTTTGCAGCAAGGATCGGGATTTTGGAAAGGAGCAAATTATGGTAAAGGTGTGATCATTGGAGTTTTGGATACTGGGATTTCACCCGATCATCCCTCATTTAGTGACAAAGGAGTGCCTCCTCCTCCAGCTAAATGGAAAGGCAAATGTGAGTTTAATGGGGCAGTATGTAATAACAAACTTATTGGTGCAAGAAGTTTCGTAGACGGGCAACCTGCAGGAGGTCCTCCATTTGACGGAGAAGGCCACGGGACACACACAGCCAGCACAGCTGGTGGAAATTTTGTGAAACGCGCCGCAGTGTTTGAAATGGCCAAAGGCACAGCGGTTGGCATGGCGCCATATGCTCATTTGGCAATCTACAAAGTATGCTCAATTTTGGGTTGCTTCGAGGGTGACATTTTGGCTGCTTTTGATGCTGCTGTTGATGATGGCGTGGATGTGATCTCGCTCTCAGTTGGGGGTCCCTCTGGTCCTTTTTATACAGATGGGATTGCAATTGGCGCATTTGGAGCAATGCAAAGGGGAATTTTTGTTAGCTGCTCTGCCGGAAACTCTGGTCCTTCCTATTCTAGTTTATCAAATGTGGCCCCATGGATTCTCACCGTCGGCGCCAGCACTATTGACAGAAGCATAAGAGCAACGACACGTCTTGGGAATAAGAAGGCATACAATGGGGAATCCCTCTTCCAGCCTAAGAATTTTaacttaaattcaaaattaatgtTACCCCTTGTGTATGCAGGCGCAATTGGCAACACTTCTTCCCCCTCTTGCGAACATGGTACGCTTGAAAATGTTCGAGGGAAACTAGTGCTGTGCGAGAGAGGTGGAATGAGTGGAAGAGTCGACAAAGGGGCAGAAGTGAAAAGAGCTGGTGGGGCTGCCATGATTCTCGTGAACCAAGGCATTGATGGCTATAGCACATCAGCTGACCCTCATGTGCTTCCCGCAACACATGTGAGTTATGCCGCAGGGTTGAAAATTAAGTCTTATATAAAATCAACCTCAAAACCAACAGCGACAATTTTATTCAAAGGCACTGTTATTGGAAATTCGCAAGCTCCCAGTGTCGCTTCGTTTTCATCAAGAGGACCAAGCGTTCCAAGTCCTGGGATTTTGAAACCGGACATCATTGGTCCTGGTGTTAGCATCTTAGCTGCATGGCCTGTTCCAGTGGACAATGCCATAAAGTCCAAAGCAACATTCAACATAATTTCGGGTACTTCAATGTCATGCCCTCACCTAAGTGGCATTGCAGCTCTGCTCAAGAGTTTCCACCCCGACTGGTCTCCAGCTGCGATTAAATCCGCAATCATGACAACCGCAGATGTACATAACCTCGGAGGTAAGTCCATAGTTGATCAAACACTTAGGCCAGCAGACATTTTTGCAATAGGTGCAGGCCATGTTAACCCTACAAAAGCAAATGACCCCGGGCTCATATACGACACACAGCCGAAGGATTATATCCGTTACTTGTGCGGTTTGAAATACACAGAGAAACAGATACAGATCATCACCCAACAAAAAGTAAAATGCTCAGAAGTAGGATCCATATCAGAAGCACAGTTAAATTACCCTACATTTTCTCTCATAGTAGGTTCCAATAACAAGACTCGGTCTCAACTTTACACAAGGACAGTGAAGAATGTCGGGCCGGCTAATTCGACTTACAAGCTGGAAATTTTAGCACCACAAAAGATGAATGTGGATGTCAGTCCACCGGAGCTTAGATTCCTGAAGGCCAACCAGATCATTACGTACCGTGTGAAGTTCACGGCACAAAAGGGTGCAGGGAAGGAAGGTGTATCATTTGGTCAGGGATATTTGAGATGGGTTTCTGATAAGTATAAGGTGACTAGCCCTATAGCTGTGCTCTTTTAA
- the LOC126627092 gene encoding copper chaperone for superoxide dismutase, chloroplastic/cytosolic-like: MAFLRSVATTTAIAAAFAFPAAVALSSLSPSSSSSFLSFRFRFPKPQNRAFLSSAPSLLNPNPPFLATSFAHSPSATQMDAPASEQKPSFQSDGALPELLTEYMVDMKCNGCVKSVKNKLETLEGVKSVEVDLNSQVVRVLGSTPLKTMTEALEQTGQKGRLIGQGIPEDFLVSAAVSEFKGPDVFGVVRLAQVNMELARIEANFSGLTPGKHGWSINEFGDLTEGTKSTGKVFNPSNEANEPLGDLGTLESDESGNAFFSGVKEKLRVADLIGRSIAIYETADKSASGIAAAVIARSAGAGENYKRLCTCDGTTIWESTGNDFVTSKV, from the exons atgGCATTTCTGAGGTCAGTGGCTACGACTACTGCCATAGCAGCTGCCTTTGCATTTCCTGCCGCCGTTGCCCTTTCTTCCCTCTCtccgtcctcctcctcctcctttttaTCTTTTCGATTTCGATTCCCAAAACCCCAAAACAGAGCCTTTCTGTCCTCCGCGCCGTCACTGCTCAACCCAAACCCTCCGTTCCTCGCTACAAGCTTCGCCCACTCGCCTTCGGCTACCCAGATGGACGCGCCCGCATCGGAGCAAAAGCCATCCTTTCAG AGTGATGGTGCGTTGCCAGAGCTACTG ACAGAGTACATGGTGGATATGAAATGTAACGGTTGTGTTAAGTCTGTCAAGAACAAGTTAGAAACTCTTGAGG GGGTAAAAAGTGTAGAGGTAGACCTCAACAGTCAAGTCGTTAGGGTTCTGGGTTCAACGCCTTTGAAGACCATGACTGAAGCTTTGGAGCAGACGGGGCAAAAAGGGAGATTAATTGGGCAGGGGATCCCTGAAG ATTTTTTGGTTTCTGCGGCTGTTTCTGAATTTAAAGGTCCAGATGTGTTTGGTGTGGTTCGTTTAGCTCAGGTGAATATGGAATTGGCTAGGATCGAGGCCAACTTTAGTGGGTTGACTCCTGGGAAACATGGTTGGTCGATCAATGAATTTGGTGATTTAACAGAAGGAACTAAAAGCACTGGAAAAGTATTTAACCCATCAAATGAAGCAAACGAG CCGCTTGGTGACCTGGGAACACTGGAAAGTGATGAGAGTGGTAATGCCTTCTTCTCTGGGGTCAAAGAGAAGCTGAGAGTTGCTGATCTTATTGGGAGGTCAATAGCGATATATGAAACTGCTGATAAGTCGGCCTCTGGTATCGCGGCTGCTGTGATTGCTAGAAGTGCTGGAGCTGGCGAGAACTACAAAAGGCTTTGCACTTGTGACGGAACCACCATATGGGAATCAACGGGCAACGATTTCGTCACCAGCAAGGTCTGA